The proteins below come from a single Desulfitobacterium metallireducens DSM 15288 genomic window:
- the addB gene encoding helicase-exonuclease AddAB subunit AddB, translating into MQFIFGRAGTGKSTYCLEEIAKEIKRDPLGAPLVLLVPEQATHQMEMRLAKIPELGGILRAQVLSFRRLGWRIFSETGGGQKTILGEMGKRMLLRRLLLQYKPQLQIFARSATRPGMADLLAQMIREFKIYRVTPKDLRSILDLNSSLTQKLQELALLYDGFNQALGCNILDPDDELEIVALKIPSSPSLQNSTVWIDGFKGFTPQELYVVEYILRTVQDVIITLPLDPVFIHRQASYSFTPDEGIFKHGEEFFSGPWRTYQSLIRVARETSTPILDPIFLEKTHRFRNPKLSFLEKHYFTYPTLSYPENGEEIADEGFQGIRLFSAVNRREEVHGVARELRRLAREEGLRWLNMAVVTRDLSVYQETIQHVFNEYDLPFFLDSKRPILHHPLLELLMSALEVAQKDWAYEPLFRSLKTGFFSLAQDSLDRLENYCLAYGIRGEAWTAGKEWNYKSRWRAGDQKDQLLADKENEICINDARQIVLSSLQSFVEAVTSFEPLPSDDLKRISVRTVTEALYNLLIHLNVPESLDHWAEEARDSGNLAEARLQEQIWDAVIEVLDEMITGLGEESLELQDYALILSSGLENLKLGLIPPGLDQILVGSLDRSRNPEIRVLFLLGANEGILPARPASDGVLDSDEREQLEQLGMSLAPKGKAQLYEEQFFIYTGLTLARDRLYVSYPLTDEEGKGLTISPVVTRLRTLFSELHEQYIGNLDNDLEQLSHPQPLLPAYATQLLQLRQHKALSPMWQAVQEWYKNASGYQWQVKLLEAGVLAENYEEKLSNRLARRLYGKRLLASVSRLEEFARCPFAHYSKYGLKLKERPIYQLASPDMGRFFHAVLRDFAEKVQHEKLDWGAMSKEDSWNIVSELAEIIAPRLQNEILLSNARYRYLKHKLKRTVHHAVRVLGEHAQKGSFVPIQLEVPFGPDKVLPGIEVPLQDGNSLLLRGQIDRVDAAVLDGKVYLRILDYKSRQKHVSLDHIYYGLDLQLLAYLDAALQGAEVLLETLPSKQVESSEQIESSNPQSLEMLPVSPAGFLYFPVIEPQLDSKTLLSTEEVEAKRITAVKVKGFLLANRQVLEAMDQTLSTGQSDLLGIKLTKTMEFRKNANVLTNDQFSLLREHLHTYLQNSGEEILSGNIAISPYRQGKENACQYCEFKPVCHFDSFLPENQYRDLRALSDPEVWDIMDLNSKITITETTTHSPELNWLGDDFSEKVDEKHE; encoded by the coding sequence ATACAATTTATTTTTGGCCGTGCTGGTACGGGTAAAAGCACATATTGTTTGGAAGAAATCGCCAAGGAAATTAAAAGAGATCCGTTAGGAGCCCCTCTCGTGCTTCTTGTACCCGAACAAGCGACCCATCAGATGGAAATGCGTTTGGCTAAAATTCCTGAATTGGGCGGGATTCTACGTGCTCAAGTTTTGAGCTTTCGCCGTTTAGGTTGGCGCATTTTTTCCGAGACGGGTGGAGGGCAAAAAACAATACTTGGAGAAATGGGTAAGCGCATGCTATTAAGACGTTTGCTCTTACAATATAAACCTCAGCTTCAAATTTTCGCTCGTTCAGCGACTCGACCGGGAATGGCCGATTTACTCGCGCAAATGATACGAGAATTTAAGATTTACCGTGTGACACCCAAAGATCTGCGTAGTATTTTAGATTTAAATTCAAGTCTTACTCAAAAGCTACAGGAACTCGCTTTACTTTATGATGGATTTAATCAAGCCCTGGGGTGTAATATCCTCGATCCTGATGATGAACTAGAAATTGTTGCACTAAAGATTCCATCTTCACCTAGCCTTCAGAATTCAACGGTATGGATTGATGGATTTAAAGGTTTCACGCCTCAGGAACTTTATGTGGTTGAATATATACTTAGAACGGTGCAAGACGTTATCATCACTTTACCTCTCGATCCGGTGTTCATTCATCGACAAGCTTCCTATTCTTTCACTCCTGATGAGGGGATTTTTAAGCATGGAGAGGAGTTCTTCTCTGGACCGTGGCGAACTTACCAAAGTCTTATACGTGTTGCGCGCGAGACATCAACTCCAATCCTAGACCCTATTTTTTTGGAGAAAACTCACCGTTTTCGCAACCCTAAGCTTAGTTTTCTCGAAAAGCATTACTTCACTTATCCAACCCTATCTTACCCTGAGAATGGGGAAGAGATCGCGGATGAAGGGTTTCAAGGGATCCGTCTATTCTCTGCAGTGAATAGACGGGAGGAAGTCCATGGAGTTGCTCGTGAATTACGCCGTCTCGCTCGTGAAGAAGGACTGCGCTGGTTGAACATGGCTGTTGTGACTCGGGATCTCTCGGTTTATCAGGAAACGATTCAGCACGTTTTTAACGAATATGACCTTCCTTTTTTCTTAGACAGCAAGCGTCCTATTCTACACCATCCTCTTCTTGAACTTCTCATGTCAGCACTTGAAGTCGCACAGAAGGATTGGGCCTATGAACCTCTTTTTAGGTCTCTTAAAACTGGTTTTTTCTCCTTAGCTCAAGATTCCTTGGATCGCTTAGAAAACTATTGTTTAGCGTACGGAATTCGAGGAGAGGCCTGGACCGCTGGAAAGGAATGGAACTATAAGTCCCGTTGGCGGGCAGGGGATCAAAAAGACCAATTGCTGGCTGATAAAGAAAATGAAATATGCATTAATGATGCCCGTCAAATCGTGTTATCTTCACTCCAGTCTTTTGTGGAAGCGGTGACATCGTTTGAGCCACTTCCTTCCGATGATTTAAAAAGGATTAGCGTCCGCACAGTGACTGAAGCTCTCTATAATCTTCTCATTCATCTTAATGTTCCAGAGTCTTTAGATCATTGGGCTGAAGAGGCTCGTGATTCGGGTAACCTCGCTGAAGCACGACTTCAGGAACAAATTTGGGATGCCGTTATCGAAGTTCTAGATGAAATGATCACAGGTTTGGGTGAAGAATCTTTGGAACTTCAGGACTATGCCTTAATTCTGTCCTCTGGGTTGGAAAATCTGAAGCTGGGTTTAATTCCCCCAGGTCTAGACCAGATTTTAGTGGGCTCCTTAGATCGCTCACGAAATCCTGAGATTCGTGTTCTTTTTCTGTTAGGTGCCAATGAGGGCATTCTTCCAGCACGGCCTGCATCTGATGGAGTCCTCGACAGTGACGAGAGAGAACAACTTGAACAGTTAGGAATGAGTCTAGCACCAAAAGGAAAAGCACAACTTTATGAAGAACAATTTTTTATTTATACAGGCTTAACTCTGGCCAGAGATCGCTTGTATGTGAGTTATCCGTTAACAGATGAAGAAGGGAAAGGTCTTACTATTTCACCAGTGGTTACCCGTCTACGAACCTTATTTTCTGAACTTCATGAACAGTATATTGGCAATTTAGATAATGATCTAGAACAGCTTAGCCATCCACAGCCTCTATTACCTGCTTATGCCACTCAACTTTTACAGTTGAGGCAGCATAAGGCATTATCTCCGATGTGGCAGGCTGTTCAAGAGTGGTACAAAAATGCGTCTGGATACCAATGGCAAGTTAAGCTCCTCGAAGCAGGAGTTTTAGCTGAAAACTATGAAGAAAAGCTTTCTAATCGTTTGGCACGTCGACTTTATGGTAAACGTCTTCTGGCTAGTGTTTCACGACTAGAAGAGTTCGCTCGTTGTCCTTTTGCCCATTATTCGAAATACGGGTTGAAGCTTAAAGAGCGCCCGATCTATCAACTGGCTAGCCCAGATATGGGACGATTTTTCCATGCTGTTTTACGCGATTTTGCGGAAAAAGTTCAACATGAAAAATTGGACTGGGGAGCGATGTCAAAGGAAGATTCCTGGAATATCGTCAGTGAACTTGCTGAAATTATTGCGCCACGGCTCCAAAATGAAATTCTTCTCAGCAACGCTCGGTATCGATATCTAAAGCATAAGTTGAAAAGAACTGTGCATCATGCTGTCCGTGTCTTAGGAGAACATGCACAAAAGGGAAGTTTTGTTCCTATTCAGCTCGAAGTTCCTTTTGGCCCAGATAAAGTTCTTCCAGGGATTGAGGTCCCTCTTCAAGACGGAAATTCTCTCTTGCTTCGAGGGCAGATAGATCGAGTAGACGCCGCCGTCTTAGACGGAAAAGTGTATTTACGTATTTTGGATTATAAATCACGACAAAAGCATGTGAGTTTAGACCACATTTACTATGGACTGGATTTGCAACTTCTGGCATATCTTGATGCAGCCTTACAAGGAGCCGAGGTTTTACTCGAAACACTCCCCTCTAAACAGGTTGAATCATCTGAACAGATTGAGTCCTCCAATCCGCAATCTCTAGAAATGTTACCAGTTAGTCCTGCTGGTTTTCTTTACTTTCCTGTTATTGAGCCCCAACTGGACTCGAAAACACTACTCAGCACGGAAGAGGTTGAAGCAAAACGGATTACAGCCGTTAAGGTCAAAGGCTTTCTCTTGGCAAATCGCCAAGTATTAGAGGCTATGGACCAAACATTAAGCACTGGACAATCCGACTTGCTTGGAATCAAACTGACTAAAACAATGGAATTCCGTAAAAATGCGAATGTCTTGACGAATGACCAATTTTCACTTCTTCGGGAGCATTTGCATACTTACCTCCAGAATTCCGGTGAGGAGATCTTGTCAGGTAATATCGCAATTTCGCCTTATCGCCAAGGGAAAGAAAATGCGTGCCAGTATTGTGAGTTTAAACCCGTTTGTCATTTTGATTCTTTTTTACCTGAAAATCAATATCGTGATTTACGTGCATTAAGTGACCCTGAAGTTTGGGATATTATGGATTTGAATTCGAAGATAACTATTACTGAAACGACAACTCACTCCCCAGAATTGAATTGGTTAGGTGATGATTTTAGCGAAAAGGTAGATGAGAAACATGAGTGA
- a CDS encoding LysM peptidoglycan-binding domain-containing protein, with protein sequence MNMPMQPMTGTAGMMGTPGMGMTPGTMGAAPGMYAPAFPQAGYVNLDPDYAPGAVTLDVGNPCCYPYHGMEMHHEMHHCTPEQLPTPTPEVYVVKKGDSVYKIAKRYGTTMRAIILANNLSNPDLIYPGQVLYIPGV encoded by the coding sequence ATGAATATGCCAATGCAACCTATGACCGGTACTGCAGGTATGATGGGAACCCCAGGAATGGGTATGACACCTGGAACAATGGGAGCTGCTCCCGGAATGTATGCCCCAGCTTTTCCCCAAGCGGGTTACGTCAACCTTGATCCAGACTATGCACCTGGTGCTGTAACTCTTGATGTAGGTAATCCTTGCTGCTATCCATATCATGGTATGGAGATGCACCATGAGATGCACCATTGTACACCTGAGCAGCTTCCAACCCCAACACCAGAAGTTTATGTTGTTAAAAAGGGAGATAGTGTATACAAAATTGCAAAACGCTATGGAACAACGATGAGAGCGATCATACTTGCCAATAATCTCTCAAATCCTGATCTTATTTATCCTGGGCAGGTCTTATATATCCCTGGCGTCTAA
- a CDS encoding ABC transporter substrate-binding protein — translation MKKVLAVGLSLVMALGLAGCGASQPAPSTQTGNTSSQKAIKVGIVQIMEHPALDAAREGFLETLKSNGYEEGKNLTVEYQSAQGDQSILSNITQKFATEKLDLVLAIATPSAQSMARASQDIPILITAVTDPVAAGLADSMEKPGKNITGTTDMNPLKEQFDLLKTVVPNAKKVGVIYNAGEDNSQVQVKMAEGVAKDAGLELVKATVATTADVLQAAQSLVGKVDAIYIPTDNTVVSAADSVIQVANKNKIALISGESSVVDKGGLGTIGINYKKLGAQTGDMALKILKGQKPANMPIESQKEFDTVFNKATLELLGIKLPADLQQKAILK, via the coding sequence ATGAAAAAGGTTTTAGCGGTAGGACTCTCACTCGTGATGGCATTAGGCTTAGCTGGATGCGGTGCATCCCAGCCTGCACCAAGTACGCAAACCGGTAATACGTCTAGTCAAAAAGCAATTAAGGTCGGGATTGTTCAAATTATGGAACACCCAGCGCTTGATGCAGCCCGTGAAGGATTTTTAGAAACCTTAAAGTCCAATGGCTACGAAGAAGGTAAGAATCTAACGGTTGAATATCAAAGTGCTCAAGGAGATCAATCCATTCTATCAAATATTACACAGAAATTTGCAACAGAGAAACTTGATCTCGTTCTCGCAATTGCGACTCCATCAGCTCAATCCATGGCACGTGCCAGTCAGGATATTCCCATTTTGATCACAGCAGTAACTGATCCAGTAGCAGCAGGTTTAGCCGATAGTATGGAGAAACCCGGCAAGAATATAACCGGCACCACCGACATGAATCCATTAAAGGAACAGTTTGATCTTCTTAAAACTGTCGTTCCAAATGCTAAAAAGGTCGGAGTTATTTATAATGCGGGCGAAGATAACTCACAAGTGCAAGTTAAAATGGCTGAGGGCGTTGCCAAAGATGCAGGCTTAGAACTTGTTAAAGCAACAGTAGCCACTACTGCAGATGTTTTACAAGCGGCTCAATCCCTTGTAGGAAAAGTAGATGCGATTTATATTCCTACTGATAATACTGTTGTTTCAGCTGCAGATTCCGTAATTCAAGTTGCTAATAAGAATAAAATCGCCCTAATTTCAGGAGAAAGCAGTGTTGTTGATAAAGGCGGTTTGGGAACAATCGGTATCAATTACAAGAAATTAGGAGCACAAACAGGTGATATGGCACTTAAAATATTAAAAGGTCAAAAACCTGCAAATATGCCAATTGAAAGTCAAAAAGAGTTTGATACTGTTTTCAATAAAGCGACCTTAGAACTTCTGGGAATTAAATTGCCCGCCGATTTACAACAAAAAGCCATCTTAAAATAA
- a CDS encoding UvrD-helicase domain-containing protein, whose amino-acid sequence MSEPKWTVEQQAAIELKGQLLVAAAAGSGKTAVLVERLIRRIIDPKAGVDVDQFLVLTFTKAAANEMHERIGKALEDALFKETDSAEVEHLLHQRALLNRASITTIHSFCMELLRQNFYRLELDPAFRVADQAEADLLRQDIVEDLFEALYDEESAPFQALVEAFGSDRDDQPLMEIVLKLYEFSTSQVDPHNWLENLAFAYNWRSTDELIQSPWGESVRQGVKDKVEESIALLERAYQISIQPGGPKHYASCLLEDLDRLQHLSKTLKEGIWGEIEVQFQESSKFPKLPAGSRKKKETGIDAEELSLSEEFQTALREEAKKARDNVKKKLDKLSKDLFQFPLEEQLPRLQKMGELIETLATVVQEFAQQYGRAKRQRNIVDFSDLEHFALRLLEEQGEDEEDETSTSVARALQKRFAEVMVDEYQDINPVQERILQLVSRQEGPSPNLFMVGDVKQSIYRFRMADPSLFLEKYMELPHWTSELTPSQEQKLVIDLNRNFRSRQEVIDGVNYLFRQIMTSGAGEIPYDDQAALCYGANFISGHAEIKTAEGPIEVHLFDPKTLKQTTKETLSANLDQDQIQEQTQDISQGESEMDEGNEEKEYSQEDMTLEDLESARLEARLVANRIQQIIQGREFQIYDKNLQDFRATQYSDIVILMRSFSAIAPLYVEEFQALGIPVYAETSSGYFGASEVETMLSLLKIIDNPRLDIPLAAVLRSPFVGMNGTELGKMRSVLPQGDFYESFVLVYSAALELERMKQEQHDAEQQEQENPFISEIPDVLEEYAKSWPQLLTQAYQVLNESPNLKNKVLYFYRKLQVYRQMARQMSLADLLWEIYEDTGYLAYVGTLPSGPQRQANLRALYDRACRFEATNYRGLFRFLRFLDRFQGQGKDLGSARALGENEDVVRLITVHASKGLEFPVVFFVGLGKKFNTRSLSGNLLLHSTLGVGIPLIDFENRVRYPSFIQTGIKERLWQESLAEELRILYVALTRAKERLFLYGSLSKIPEIIKQWQSLASCITPAFPDGQLRSARSFMDWIGPALARHPQNFFDESVKPELLDSSSQWLVQVHEHLVIPSAEKREGQEQEQGEYSSENETEFVAERSLEEWFQLVDERLNYHYAYPEAVHQAAKTSVSELKRRFAWHKDDLADTPVEKRLSQEYTRPKFLQISKKLTPAERGTAFHAVMEHLPLQDWSKNWSAFSGEEQEIHIGILFQSLLKREILTLEQVETLSIKQIANYINSPLGMRLLTAKEVRREVPFTLTLFLDTPTECPEEADRGCEGILVQGVIDALVLSSDRKSAEIVDYKTDQIKFMETPEKTLVERYALQLSIYSLAVERLLQIRVDQATLYSVDLSCEIPIPEKEIRAQQEKLKKTPIDLS is encoded by the coding sequence ATGAGTGAACCGAAATGGACGGTTGAGCAACAGGCTGCTATTGAGCTCAAAGGACAACTCTTGGTTGCTGCAGCCGCTGGTTCTGGAAAAACAGCCGTTTTGGTGGAACGTTTGATTCGGCGCATCATCGACCCTAAAGCAGGAGTGGATGTGGATCAGTTTCTCGTGCTTACCTTTACTAAAGCGGCCGCGAATGAAATGCATGAAAGAATCGGTAAAGCCTTAGAGGATGCTTTATTCAAGGAGACCGATTCAGCTGAGGTTGAACACCTCCTGCATCAGCGCGCGCTTCTCAACCGCGCTAGTATCACAACGATTCATTCTTTTTGTATGGAGCTTCTTCGTCAGAATTTTTATCGTCTTGAGCTCGACCCTGCCTTCAGAGTCGCTGATCAAGCTGAGGCCGATCTCTTACGTCAAGATATCGTTGAAGATCTTTTTGAAGCGCTATATGACGAGGAGAGTGCACCTTTCCAAGCTTTGGTTGAAGCTTTCGGGTCTGATCGCGATGACCAACCTTTAATGGAAATCGTTTTAAAACTCTATGAATTTTCCACGAGTCAAGTTGATCCTCATAACTGGTTAGAAAACCTGGCTTTTGCCTATAATTGGAGAAGTACGGACGAGCTAATTCAAAGTCCCTGGGGAGAGTCTGTCCGGCAAGGTGTTAAAGACAAAGTTGAAGAAAGCATTGCATTATTGGAACGTGCGTATCAGATCAGCATACAACCTGGAGGACCGAAGCACTACGCGAGTTGCCTACTGGAAGATCTTGATCGCTTACAACATCTCAGCAAAACATTAAAAGAAGGAATTTGGGGTGAAATCGAAGTTCAATTCCAAGAATCCTCAAAATTTCCAAAGCTTCCAGCAGGTTCTCGTAAGAAAAAAGAAACGGGCATTGACGCCGAAGAACTTTCACTTTCTGAAGAGTTTCAGACCGCTCTACGGGAAGAAGCAAAAAAAGCGCGAGATAATGTGAAAAAGAAACTCGATAAGCTCAGCAAAGATTTATTTCAGTTTCCACTGGAGGAACAACTTCCTCGACTGCAGAAGATGGGGGAGCTCATCGAGACATTAGCCACTGTTGTTCAAGAATTTGCGCAGCAATATGGTCGTGCAAAACGTCAACGAAATATTGTCGATTTTTCTGATCTTGAACATTTTGCTTTAAGGTTGTTGGAAGAACAGGGAGAAGATGAAGAAGATGAGACTTCGACTTCAGTTGCACGGGCTTTACAAAAACGTTTTGCTGAGGTTATGGTTGACGAATACCAGGATATAAATCCTGTCCAAGAAAGAATTCTGCAGCTCGTCTCTCGGCAGGAAGGACCGTCTCCCAATCTATTCATGGTGGGTGATGTCAAACAGAGTATTTATCGTTTTCGCATGGCCGATCCTAGCTTATTTTTGGAAAAATATATGGAATTACCCCATTGGACGTCAGAACTAACCCCTTCTCAAGAGCAAAAGTTAGTGATTGATCTGAATCGGAATTTTCGAAGCCGCCAGGAAGTGATTGACGGAGTCAATTACCTATTTCGTCAGATTATGACGTCAGGAGCAGGTGAAATTCCATATGATGATCAAGCTGCTTTATGCTATGGCGCGAATTTCATCAGTGGACATGCTGAGATTAAAACTGCAGAGGGTCCGATTGAGGTTCACCTATTTGATCCTAAAACTTTAAAACAGACGACGAAGGAGACTCTCTCTGCAAATTTAGACCAGGATCAAATCCAAGAGCAAACCCAAGACATAAGTCAAGGGGAGAGTGAAATGGATGAGGGTAATGAAGAGAAGGAATATTCGCAAGAAGATATGACTCTCGAAGATCTTGAATCAGCGCGTTTGGAAGCGCGTTTAGTTGCCAACCGGATTCAACAGATTATTCAGGGGCGTGAATTTCAAATCTATGATAAAAATCTTCAAGATTTTCGCGCCACCCAATATTCTGACATTGTCATTTTGATGCGTTCCTTCTCAGCGATTGCTCCACTTTATGTAGAAGAATTTCAGGCTTTGGGAATTCCGGTTTATGCTGAAACGAGCAGTGGTTACTTCGGAGCGAGCGAAGTCGAAACGATGCTTTCTCTTCTTAAAATTATAGATAATCCCCGTTTAGATATTCCTTTGGCTGCGGTTCTTCGCTCTCCTTTTGTAGGTATGAATGGAACAGAATTGGGAAAAATGCGTTCCGTATTGCCTCAAGGTGATTTTTATGAATCTTTTGTCCTGGTTTATTCGGCAGCCCTAGAACTGGAACGAATGAAGCAGGAACAACACGATGCAGAACAGCAAGAACAGGAAAATCCCTTTATCTCAGAGATTCCAGACGTGCTTGAAGAATATGCAAAATCTTGGCCTCAACTTTTAACGCAAGCTTATCAGGTTCTTAATGAATCACCGAACCTTAAGAATAAAGTGCTCTACTTTTATCGCAAACTCCAAGTTTATCGTCAGATGGCCAGACAGATGTCCTTAGCCGACTTATTATGGGAAATTTATGAGGATACAGGATATTTGGCGTATGTCGGAACCTTACCCAGCGGTCCCCAACGTCAGGCGAATCTGCGTGCGCTCTATGATCGTGCATGCCGTTTTGAAGCAACTAATTACCGAGGCCTTTTTCGTTTTCTCCGTTTCCTTGACCGTTTTCAAGGACAGGGTAAAGATTTAGGAAGCGCACGAGCTTTGGGGGAAAATGAAGATGTAGTACGCTTGATTACCGTTCACGCGAGCAAGGGATTGGAATTTCCCGTTGTTTTCTTCGTAGGGCTAGGGAAGAAATTCAATACCCGCAGTCTAAGCGGCAATCTCTTACTTCATTCAACTCTTGGGGTCGGAATTCCGTTGATAGATTTTGAGAATCGTGTTCGTTATCCATCTTTTATTCAAACGGGTATAAAGGAACGACTTTGGCAGGAGTCTTTGGCTGAGGAGCTCCGCATTCTTTATGTTGCATTAACCCGAGCTAAAGAAAGGTTATTTCTTTATGGCAGTCTTTCCAAAATACCTGAGATAATTAAACAATGGCAAAGTTTAGCATCCTGCATTACTCCTGCGTTCCCAGATGGTCAACTACGCAGTGCTCGCTCTTTCATGGATTGGATAGGTCCCGCACTGGCACGTCATCCACAGAATTTTTTTGATGAATCGGTTAAGCCTGAACTCCTCGATAGTTCCTCTCAGTGGTTAGTCCAAGTTCATGAACATCTTGTGATCCCTTCAGCTGAGAAGAGGGAAGGGCAAGAGCAAGAGCAAGGGGAATATTCCTCAGAAAACGAAACTGAATTCGTGGCGGAGCGTTCTTTAGAGGAATGGTTTCAATTGGTTGATGAACGATTGAATTATCATTATGCTTATCCAGAAGCTGTTCATCAGGCAGCTAAGACCAGTGTTAGCGAGTTAAAACGCCGTTTTGCTTGGCATAAAGATGATTTGGCAGATACACCTGTAGAAAAAAGACTTTCCCAAGAGTACACACGACCTAAATTCCTTCAAATCAGCAAGAAATTAACCCCAGCAGAACGTGGAACTGCTTTTCATGCGGTCATGGAGCATTTGCCCTTACAGGATTGGTCAAAAAATTGGTCTGCTTTTTCGGGTGAAGAGCAAGAAATTCATATTGGAATTCTTTTTCAATCTCTGCTTAAACGAGAAATTCTTACCCTGGAGCAAGTAGAGACCCTTTCTATAAAGCAGATCGCAAATTACATCAATTCGCCATTAGGCATGCGCCTTCTTACGGCCAAGGAAGTTCGCCGAGAAGTTCCGTTTACCTTAACACTTTTTCTGGATACTCCCACAGAATGTCCTGAAGAGGCAGACAGAGGATGCGAGGGAATCCTCGTTCAAGGGGTAATTGACGCACTTGTTCTTTCTTCTGATCGGAAAAGTGCAGAGATCGTAGATTATAAAACGGATCAGATTAAATTCATGGAGACTCCTGAAAAAACACTGGTAGAACGCTATGCATTGCAACTTTCTATATATTCTTTAGCCGTTGAACGACTCCTTCAGATCCGAGTCGACCAAGCAACCCTTTACTCGGTCGATCTTAGTTGTGAGATACCCATACCCGAAAAAGAGATCCGGGCACAACAAGAAAAGCTAAAAAAAACCCCCATAGATTTATCGTAA
- a CDS encoding ABC transporter ATP-binding protein produces the protein MLTVSNLTKVFNLGTINEKKALDGVQLHLEPGDFVTVIGSNGAGKSTLMNAIAGTFPPDQGQIILDGKDVTKLPSFKRAELVSRVFQDPMSGTAASMTIEENLIMALKRGEPRHLRWALKNKEREFFQEELKKLGLGLEGRLTTKVRLLSGGQRQALTLLMATLKKPQLLLLDEHTAALDPKTAEKVLDLTCSVTEQSHLTTLMITHNLEQALAVGNRTIMMHDGRIILDLKGTDRNNMSMNRLLEMFEKASGVHMNNDRMILAGTF, from the coding sequence ATGCTAACAGTAAGTAATTTGACTAAAGTGTTTAACCTAGGAACAATTAATGAAAAAAAGGCATTAGACGGCGTGCAATTGCACCTAGAACCGGGAGATTTTGTTACCGTGATTGGCTCTAATGGAGCGGGGAAATCAACACTGATGAATGCTATAGCAGGTACCTTTCCTCCCGATCAGGGTCAAATTATTCTAGATGGTAAGGATGTCACTAAATTACCCTCGTTTAAAAGAGCTGAACTAGTCAGCCGAGTCTTCCAAGATCCTATGTCAGGAACAGCTGCTTCCATGACCATAGAGGAAAACCTGATTATGGCTTTAAAGCGTGGTGAGCCTCGTCATTTACGCTGGGCACTTAAAAACAAAGAACGCGAATTTTTTCAAGAAGAACTAAAGAAGCTTGGTTTAGGCTTGGAAGGACGGTTAACGACGAAAGTTCGTCTTCTTTCCGGCGGTCAACGGCAAGCGTTGACCTTGTTAATGGCTACTCTCAAAAAGCCTCAACTTCTGCTTCTAGATGAACACACCGCTGCCCTCGATCCGAAAACAGCTGAGAAAGTATTAGATTTGACCTGTTCAGTTACTGAACAGTCGCATTTAACCACATTGATGATTACTCACAATCTCGAACAAGCGTTAGCGGTGGGTAATCGTACAATTATGATGCATGATGGAAGGATTATACTCGATCTAAAGGGCACAGACCGCAATAATATGAGCATGAACCGCTTACTAGAGATGTTTGAAAAAGCAAGTGGCGTGCATATGAATAATGACCGCATGATTTTAGCAGGTACCTTTTAA
- a CDS encoding ABC transporter permease: MYSQIAMGTIEQGLMYAIMVLGVYLTFRILDYADLTVEGSFTLGGATVAILIVNGTNPWLATAVAFVAGCLAGLFTGFLHTRFKISPLLTGILTMTALYSVNLRVMGRANVSLLKGHTIFSDFKNLPNMESYGVLVLALLTIVVLGVVFYLFLKTELGLAMRATGDNELMIRSLGVNTNGMKLLGLALSNGLVALSGSFIAQNQQFADAGMGIGMIVAGLASLIIGEVLIGTSTLGRTLIAVICGGVIYRIIIAIALQLGLAPTDLKMITAFIVIIALAAPNMKFKVSALSRAGRGKETHYANSK, from the coding sequence ATGTATTCCCAAATTGCAATGGGTACAATCGAACAGGGTTTGATGTATGCCATCATGGTTCTGGGAGTTTATCTAACTTTCCGGATTCTCGATTATGCAGATCTTACGGTTGAAGGTAGCTTTACACTTGGTGGAGCCACTGTAGCAATCTTAATAGTTAACGGCACTAACCCCTGGTTAGCAACTGCCGTTGCCTTTGTAGCGGGGTGTTTAGCTGGACTTTTCACCGGCTTTCTCCACACTCGCTTCAAGATCTCTCCCCTTCTTACAGGTATTTTGACGATGACAGCGCTCTACTCCGTCAATCTGCGGGTTATGGGACGCGCCAATGTATCTCTACTCAAAGGGCATACAATCTTTTCAGATTTTAAAAACCTTCCTAATATGGAATCATATGGCGTACTCGTATTAGCCCTTCTTACAATCGTAGTGCTGGGTGTTGTCTTCTATTTATTTTTAAAAACAGAGTTAGGTTTGGCTATGCGAGCTACTGGGGATAATGAGTTGATGATCCGTAGCTTAGGTGTTAATACGAATGGTATGAAATTGCTGGGACTTGCTTTATCAAATGGTCTCGTTGCTCTCTCCGGAAGTTTTATAGCACAAAATCAGCAATTTGCTGATGCCGGGATGGGTATTGGGATGATCGTAGCTGGTCTAGCCTCCTTGATTATTGGTGAGGTTCTCATCGGTACCTCTACCCTCGGACGCACACTGATTGCTGTTATCTGCGGCGGAGTAATTTACAGGATTATTATCGCAATTGCATTACAATTAGGGCTTGCCCCGACCGACTTAAAGATGATTACAGCCTTTATTGTCATTATTGCTTTAGCTGCGCCCAATATGAAATTTAAGGTTTCTGCATTGAGTCGTGCTGGACGTGGAAAGGAGACCCATTATGCTAACAGTAAGTAA